A part of Chloracidobacterium sp. genomic DNA contains:
- a CDS encoding PAS domain S-box protein, which produces MSPPPDDNRRMTPEQEAAYTAALDAYLRGEDTLVPFANLQADAWPAAADIIRCHHRLVRERSAAAADAGALESRSAEFLTRVFQAYDARHAALKRNFEDLCQSTGLATWTYNVADQRLCLSAQSLARMGVDVRDTPVTPPEAIERFVHPDDRAYVHEMLMKVAADGQARELRYRFTPPGCSPQWRHCRAVARRDANGRVTNVFLVSRDINAEVEREEEIRLLGAILDHINDIVLVTEPEPIDPPGPRIVYVNRAFERMTGYTREEVIGKTPRILQGPGTSPEARARIREALRNWRPITLDILNYRKDGSEFWAELAITPVARPDGWVTHWVAVQRDITERRRAEARQRQRSKMEAVGQLAAGIAHNFNNVLAIIQGYGEIVRRDVGDSPATRRRMDKLLQAAKRGTALVQELGAFARQRETRPEMLNVHRVLDETLDMVRQLLPAEIEFTGLCVQSPEAETKALCAYLDAGQFSQAVLNLIINARDAMPHGGQLTVTLGKRFISEDVISQMSARVVFAHMPSPGDYITVAVEDTGVGMDAETQRRIFEPFFTTKEVGYGTGLGLATVYGFVAESQGFITVDSAPGVGTTITLFFPVATGGAARAEEFSGEFRASPLSLPADATAVVIEDEPALCALLAEHLSVMGFAHVHQLHDGAQALPFAMNLGKPLTLVASDFSLPHVSGGQLIAELAERGLCERFLLISGLPTAGAVPTLPPSTRLERLTKPFSVKQLRRAVQTLFD; this is translated from the coding sequence ATGTCCCCCCCCCCAGATGACAACCGCCGGATGACGCCTGAACAGGAAGCGGCCTACACGGCCGCACTGGACGCCTACCTGCGAGGTGAAGACACGCTCGTCCCCTTCGCCAACCTGCAAGCCGACGCTTGGCCGGCGGCGGCCGACATCATTCGCTGCCACCACCGGTTGGTGCGTGAACGTTCGGCTGCGGCGGCCGACGCCGGCGCGCTGGAGTCCCGCAGCGCCGAGTTTCTCACGCGGGTTTTCCAAGCCTACGACGCGCGTCACGCCGCGCTCAAACGCAACTTTGAAGACCTCTGCCAATCCACCGGGCTGGCGACTTGGACGTACAATGTCGCCGACCAACGCCTCTGCCTGTCAGCGCAATCCCTTGCACGCATGGGCGTTGACGTACGTGACACGCCGGTCACGCCGCCGGAAGCCATCGAGCGGTTCGTCCACCCGGACGACCGCGCCTACGTCCATGAAATGCTGATGAAGGTGGCCGCCGACGGTCAGGCGCGCGAGCTGCGGTATCGCTTCACACCGCCCGGTTGCAGCCCGCAGTGGCGACATTGCCGCGCCGTCGCCCGGCGGGACGCCAACGGGCGCGTCACCAACGTATTTCTGGTCTCGCGGGACATCAACGCCGAAGTGGAGAGGGAAGAGGAAATTCGCCTGCTCGGCGCTATTTTGGATCACATCAACGACATAGTGCTGGTGACGGAGCCGGAACCGATTGACCCACCAGGGCCGCGCATCGTGTACGTCAACCGAGCCTTTGAGCGGATGACCGGCTACACGCGAGAAGAAGTCATTGGAAAAACGCCGCGTATCCTTCAGGGACCCGGCACCTCCCCGGAAGCCCGCGCCCGCATCCGTGAGGCGCTGCGGAACTGGCGACCGATTACGTTGGACATCCTCAACTACCGGAAAGACGGTAGCGAGTTTTGGGCGGAGTTGGCGATTACGCCGGTGGCGCGCCCCGACGGCTGGGTGACGCACTGGGTGGCGGTGCAGCGCGACATCACCGAACGTCGCCGCGCCGAAGCCCGGCAGCGGCAACGCTCAAAAATGGAGGCCGTCGGGCAGTTGGCGGCCGGCATCGCCCACAACTTCAACAACGTCTTGGCGATCATTCAGGGCTACGGCGAAATCGTGCGCCGCGATGTCGGGGACTCGCCTGCAACTCGGCGGCGCATGGACAAACTGTTGCAGGCGGCGAAACGCGGCACGGCACTGGTGCAGGAACTGGGGGCGTTCGCGCGGCAACGCGAAACTCGGCCGGAAATGCTCAATGTTCACCGCGTGCTTGACGAAACGCTGGACATGGTGCGCCAACTCCTGCCGGCCGAGATTGAGTTTACCGGACTGTGTGTGCAGTCGCCGGAAGCCGAAACCAAGGCGCTCTGCGCCTATCTCGACGCCGGCCAGTTCTCGCAGGCAGTGCTCAACCTCATCATCAATGCCCGCGACGCCATGCCCCATGGCGGACAGCTTACGGTGACGCTGGGAAAGCGCTTCATCAGCGAAGATGTCATCAGTCAAATGTCTGCCCGCGTCGTGTTCGCCCACATGCCGTCGCCGGGCGACTACATCACGGTCGCTGTCGAAGATACCGGCGTCGGCATGGACGCCGAGACGCAGCGCCGCATCTTTGAGCCGTTTTTCACGACGAAGGAAGTTGGGTATGGCACGGGCTTGGGGCTGGCGACGGTGTACGGCTTCGTAGCGGAAAGCCAAGGCTTCATCACGGTGGACTCCGCGCCGGGCGTCGGCACAACCATCACACTGTTTTTCCCGGTTGCAACCGGCGGCGCGGCGCGCGCCGAAGAGTTCTCCGGGGAGTTCAGAGCGTCACCGTTGTCCTTGCCGGCGGACGCAACGGCCGTAGTTATTGAAGACGAGCCGGCGCTGTGCGCTTTACTGGCGGAGCATCTGTCGGTGATGGGCTTTGCGCACGTTCACCAACTGCATGACGGCGCACAGGCATTGCCGTTTGCGATGAACCTTGGGAAGCCGCTGACTTTAGTGGCTTCCGACTTCTCACTGCCCCATGTCAGCGGCGGACAACTCATCGCCGAGCTGGCCGAACGCGGCTTGTGTGAGCGGTTTTTGCTTATCAGCGGCCTACCCACGGCAGGCGCAGTTCCGACACTGCCACCTTCCACCCGCCTTGAGCGGCTGACAAAACCATTTTCAGTGAAGCAGTTACGTAGGGCGGTGCAGACGCTATTCGATTAA
- a CDS encoding radical SAM protein yields the protein MSFLDQMTKELLKRYGRLALGRPFAPAFLNILVTSVCDMRCVHCFFTDELDDKERKKLQMKTEHIVRISETLGGNLSVLVIAGGEPFTRLDLPDIARAFYKNNRLESIYLMSNGQIQKRILPDVERILTECPNLHVTVALGIDGLEAEHDKIRQKPGSWARAIDTARQLQKLKKHFGRLDVQTCTCVMNSNQDRLFEWYEFLKNDLKPDKINVNYIRPPAARPEELNIDLERYRRLSEMILEDSRSGRAKNVYSGPNGAFKAAVDIYMHELIAKTQEEQKAQLRCFAGTAGGVIYDEGTVSSCENLPPIGNLRDYDWNFSALWYSEAMNLRRARVKDGCFCTHESNCYYPSLAFNPKHLVKIKRLEREIIAARKRVEALEAGTAVAAAS from the coding sequence ATGTCATTTCTTGACCAGATGACCAAGGAGTTACTCAAACGCTACGGACGTCTTGCGCTGGGCCGACCGTTTGCGCCCGCTTTTCTCAACATCTTGGTTACGTCCGTTTGCGACATGCGCTGTGTCCACTGCTTTTTCACCGACGAACTGGATGACAAAGAGCGCAAGAAGTTGCAAATGAAGACGGAACACATCGTGCGCATCAGTGAGACATTGGGCGGTAACCTTTCCGTCCTTGTCATCGCTGGCGGCGAGCCGTTCACCCGCCTTGACCTGCCGGACATTGCGCGGGCGTTTTACAAGAACAACCGGCTGGAATCCATCTACCTGATGTCAAACGGGCAGATTCAGAAACGCATTCTGCCCGATGTGGAGCGCATCCTGACAGAGTGTCCCAACCTACATGTCACGGTAGCGCTGGGTATTGATGGCTTGGAAGCCGAACACGACAAGATTCGCCAAAAGCCGGGCAGCTGGGCGCGCGCAATTGATACGGCGCGCCAACTTCAGAAGCTCAAAAAACACTTTGGGCGGCTGGACGTTCAAACCTGCACTTGTGTCATGAACTCCAACCAAGACCGGCTGTTCGAGTGGTACGAATTTCTCAAAAACGACCTCAAGCCGGACAAAATCAACGTCAACTACATCCGTCCGCCGGCCGCACGCCCGGAGGAACTCAACATTGACTTGGAGCGTTACCGGCGGCTGTCCGAGATGATTCTGGAGGATTCGCGGAGCGGTCGCGCCAAAAACGTTTACAGCGGCCCGAACGGCGCCTTCAAGGCGGCGGTGGACATCTACATGCACGAACTCATCGCCAAGACGCAGGAAGAGCAGAAGGCCCAACTACGGTGCTTCGCCGGGACGGCCGGCGGCGTCATTTACGATGAGGGAACGGTGTCGAGCTGTGAAAACCTACCGCCCATCGGCAACCTGCGCGACTACGACTGGAATTTTTCGGCGTTGTGGTATTCCGAAGCGATGAACCTGCGCCGGGCGCGCGTCAAGGATGGGTGTTTCTGTACACACGAAAGCAACTGCTATTACCCGTCGCTGGCGTTCAACCCCAAACATCTGGTCAAGATCAAACGGTTGGAGCGCGAGATTATCGCTGCGCGTAAGCGGGTTGAGGCGCTGGAAGCTGGAACGGCCGTCGCCGCCGCTTCATAG
- a CDS encoding patatin-like phospholipase family protein gives MRAFPTTSGLGLALSGGGPRGLAHIGVVKALEVYGLVPTFIAGTSAGSIIGAMLAAGMSWREMYDIAASTFWPELFDGESLERFCMRYLPAAFDELERPFAAIASEWPSRRLVLLDEGDLPSAISASCALPGVRRPVVRNGLTLLDGGIACPLPSAPVREMGATLVVASDVLGVSSVLRAVGVEPTNPAVRRFFPDHYRCALDAADVLIAPAIPLAGMLPTERGLEAVVAAGEAAACAALDRVLDLCLRRSA, from the coding sequence ATGCGCGCTTTTCCAACCACCTCCGGTCTTGGTCTGGCCCTAAGCGGCGGCGGCCCGCGCGGGCTGGCGCACATCGGCGTCGTCAAGGCGCTGGAAGTGTACGGGCTGGTTCCGACGTTCATCGCCGGAACCAGCGCCGGCAGCATCATCGGCGCTATGCTGGCAGCGGGGATGTCGTGGCGCGAGATGTACGACATTGCGGCGTCCACCTTCTGGCCGGAGTTGTTTGACGGTGAGAGTTTGGAACGCTTCTGCATGCGATACCTGCCCGCCGCTTTTGACGAGCTGGAGCGTCCCTTTGCCGCGATCGCCAGCGAGTGGCCGTCGCGCCGGTTAGTGTTGCTCGACGAGGGCGACCTACCCAGCGCGATCAGCGCCAGCTGCGCCCTGCCGGGTGTGCGGCGTCCTGTCGTCCGCAACGGGCTGACCTTACTGGACGGCGGCATCGCTTGTCCGTTGCCCTCCGCGCCGGTCCGTGAGATGGGGGCGACCTTGGTCGTGGCTTCCGATGTGCTGGGTGTTTCTTCCGTCCTGCGTGCCGTCGGCGTGGAGCCGACGAACCCGGCGGTGCGTCGGTTTTTCCCCGACCATTACCGCTGCGCGCTGGACGCCGCCGACGTGCTCATCGCCCCGGCGATTCCACTCGCCGGGATGCTGCCGACGGAGCGCGGTCTAGAGGCGGTGGTTGCCGCCGGTGAAGCCGCCGCCTGCGCAGCCCTTGATCGCGTGCTTGACCTTTGCCTTCGGCGCAGCGCCTGA
- a CDS encoding glycosyltransferase family 2 protein, with the protein MLETLFQSVAALTAVALAVSVVALGRGNRAIRFLVDAVGSDASTDVFVSVIVAARNEADTIEPALRSLAAQDHPALEIIVVNDRSTDATSDVLARLQQEYPSLKVITVPELPPGWLGKNHAHWIGAQAAQGEFLLFTDADIVMHPSAVRRATAFAVAERLDHLAMGPEVHMPGALLTAFLGTFTMCFAMFIRPWRARDPRSPAFVGVGAFNLVRRAAYERAGTHAAIRMRPDDDIKLGKIIKRAGGRQELVAGKHLLSVVWYRSVGELIRGLEKNAFAGMDYNLALAAVGPLTLFVLFVWPYLALALTTGWLWWLNLLNAALGLVLYADNSLRHGVKWRHVPLFPVTVVLLIFIVWNAVLRTLVRRGITWRGTHYPLAELKANRV; encoded by the coding sequence ATGCTCGAAACCTTGTTCCAGTCTGTGGCGGCGCTGACCGCTGTTGCGTTGGCGGTTTCCGTAGTCGCCTTGGGACGGGGCAATCGGGCGATTCGCTTCCTAGTTGATGCGGTCGGCTCGGATGCGTCCACGGACGTTTTTGTGAGCGTCATTGTCGCTGCCCGCAACGAAGCCGACACCATCGAACCAGCGTTGCGGTCATTGGCGGCGCAAGACCATCCGGCGCTTGAAATCATCGTCGTCAACGACCGCTCAACGGACGCCACTAGTGATGTTCTGGCGCGGCTTCAGCAGGAATATCCGTCCCTCAAGGTCATTACCGTCCCCGAACTGCCACCGGGTTGGCTGGGGAAAAATCATGCGCACTGGATCGGGGCGCAGGCGGCGCAGGGTGAGTTTTTGCTGTTTACCGACGCCGACATCGTAATGCATCCCAGCGCCGTGCGGCGCGCGACGGCGTTCGCCGTGGCGGAGCGGCTCGACCATCTGGCGATGGGACCCGAAGTGCATATGCCGGGCGCATTGCTGACGGCGTTCCTTGGCACGTTCACCATGTGTTTTGCGATGTTCATTCGTCCGTGGCGGGCGCGCGATCCACGCAGTCCAGCTTTTGTCGGCGTTGGCGCTTTCAATCTTGTACGCCGCGCCGCTTATGAACGCGCCGGGACGCACGCCGCCATCCGTATGCGCCCGGACGACGACATCAAGCTCGGCAAAATCATCAAGCGCGCCGGCGGACGGCAGGAGTTGGTTGCGGGAAAACACCTGCTGTCGGTGGTGTGGTATCGCTCGGTGGGTGAACTAATTCGCGGGCTAGAAAAAAACGCCTTCGCCGGGATGGACTACAACTTGGCTCTGGCGGCGGTCGGCCCGCTCACGTTGTTTGTTTTGTTTGTGTGGCCCTACCTCGCCTTAGCGTTGACCACTGGTTGGCTCTGGTGGCTCAACCTCCTGAACGCGGCGCTGGGGTTGGTGCTGTACGCCGACAACTCGCTGCGGCACGGCGTCAAGTGGCGGCACGTTCCGCTGTTCCCCGTCACAGTGGTGTTACTGATCTTCATTGTCTGGAACGCCGTGCTGCGGACGCTGGTGAGGCGGGGGATTACGTGGCGCGGGACGCATTACCCACTGGCGGAACTCAAAGCCAATCGGGTGTAG
- the hslV gene encoding ATP-dependent protease subunit HslV, protein MRSTTVLAVRREGKVVMAADGQVTMGANVVKGNARKIRRLYNDKILAGFAGATADAFSLFTRFEAKLDQYHGQLQRAAVELAKDWRTDRMLRHLEALLLVADEKVTLLLSGTGDVIEPDTECMAIGSGGPYAEAAARALLAHTTFSARQVAEEAMKIAARICIYTNDVIVYEELG, encoded by the coding sequence ATTCGGAGTACGACCGTCCTTGCGGTACGCCGCGAAGGCAAGGTCGTGATGGCGGCCGACGGCCAAGTGACCATGGGCGCGAACGTCGTCAAGGGCAACGCCCGCAAGATTCGCCGCCTGTACAACGACAAAATCCTTGCCGGGTTCGCCGGCGCCACGGCGGACGCTTTCTCGCTCTTCACCCGCTTTGAGGCCAAACTTGACCAGTACCACGGACAGCTTCAGCGGGCGGCCGTTGAACTCGCCAAAGACTGGCGCACCGACCGCATGCTGCGCCACCTCGAAGCTCTGCTGCTCGTGGCGGATGAAAAGGTGACGTTGCTGTTGTCGGGTACGGGCGATGTCATTGAGCCGGACACCGAATGCATGGCGATTGGGTCAGGCGGCCCCTACGCCGAAGCTGCCGCGCGCGCCCTGTTGGCGCACACCACGTTCTCCGCCCGCCAAGTCGCCGAAGAGGCGATGAAAATCGCCGCGCGGATTTGCATCTATACTAACGACGTCATCGTGTACGAAGAACTCGGCTGA
- a CDS encoding stage II sporulation protein M, with protein MAREHDFIERRKADWQRLEALLAAVGRGGLRRLRREEVREFGRLYQRAAADLAVARHEVRDAQLINYLNHLAVRAHGAIYRTESGGWRKLWRFYRYDAPALFRTYRGYVFASFLVFAGFALFGGLFVCYDEAFASVIGLSGALEEIKRGRNWTADINGENQLVASLIMTNNLRVAMGAFALGIFAGLGTFYILAVNGMHIGGILALAVKYSFTPLLVFVCAHGVFELTAIFIAGGAGFLMGGALIAPGDRTRGEALLERGIAAVKLLSLCFPLLVVAGVIEAFLSPAETPGVYKASVAVLCAAFLVIYLGAAGTSPPASQPADQPSPSAAALNGRL; from the coding sequence ATGGCCCGGGAACACGACTTCATTGAACGACGCAAGGCCGACTGGCAACGGCTGGAGGCGCTGCTCGCCGCCGTCGGCCGGGGCGGGTTGCGCCGCCTGCGCCGCGAGGAAGTCCGCGAGTTCGGCCGGCTCTATCAGCGCGCCGCCGCCGATCTGGCGGTCGCCCGCCACGAAGTGCGCGACGCCCAGTTGATCAACTATCTCAACCATCTGGCGGTGCGCGCGCATGGAGCGATCTACCGCACGGAGAGCGGCGGTTGGCGCAAACTGTGGCGCTTTTACCGCTACGACGCGCCGGCGCTCTTTCGGACGTACCGGGGCTATGTGTTCGCGTCGTTTCTGGTGTTCGCCGGGTTTGCGCTCTTCGGCGGCTTGTTCGTCTGCTACGACGAGGCATTTGCGTCGGTCATTGGACTCTCCGGCGCGCTCGAAGAAATCAAGCGCGGGCGGAACTGGACGGCCGACATCAACGGCGAAAATCAACTCGTCGCTTCGCTCATCATGACGAACAACCTGCGCGTGGCGATGGGCGCGTTCGCGCTGGGGATCTTCGCCGGCCTCGGCACGTTTTACATTCTGGCGGTCAATGGCATGCACATCGGCGGGATTCTGGCGCTGGCGGTGAAATACAGCTTTACGCCGCTGCTCGTGTTTGTATGCGCGCACGGCGTCTTCGAGTTGACAGCGATCTTTATCGCCGGCGGGGCGGGCTTTTTAATGGGTGGCGCGCTCATTGCGCCCGGCGACCGGACGCGCGGCGAGGCATTGCTGGAACGCGGGATCGCCGCTGTCAAACTACTCTCGCTATGTTTTCCATTGCTGGTGGTCGCCGGCGTGATTGAGGCTTTCCTGTCGCCGGCGGAAACGCCAGGCGTCTATAAGGCGTCGGTAGCCGTGCTTTGCGCGGCGTTTCTGGTGATTTATCTTGGCGCAGCCGGAACATCGCCGCCGGCTTCACAACCCGCCGACCAACCCTCGCCGTCGGCCGCCGCTTTGAACGGACGCTTGTAG
- a CDS encoding ferritin-like domain-containing protein has protein sequence MKQILEDIDVEQTTALLAEIMECELAGVVCYTHFALMVTGPNRIPIVEFFKKQAAESLAHAQQVGEILTGLDGHPSLRIAAIEETHRHSVRDILEESLAHERRALDLYKKLLAAVADRSVYIEEFARTMIGQEELHCIELKKMLRDYGQ, from the coding sequence ATGAAGCAGATTCTTGAGGACATTGACGTTGAGCAAACCACGGCGCTGCTTGCCGAAATTATGGAGTGCGAGCTGGCCGGCGTGGTGTGCTACACGCACTTTGCCCTGATGGTGACGGGGCCGAACCGCATCCCCATCGTGGAATTCTTCAAAAAGCAGGCCGCCGAGTCGCTGGCGCATGCCCAGCAGGTGGGCGAAATCCTGACCGGTCTGGACGGTCACCCCAGCCTGCGCATCGCCGCCATTGAAGAAACGCACCGGCACAGCGTCCGCGACATTCTGGAAGAAAGCTTGGCGCATGAGCGCCGGGCGCTTGATCTTTACAAGAAGCTCTTGGCCGCCGTCGCCGACCGCAGTGTGTACATCGAAGAATTCGCCCGCACCATGATTGGGCAGGAAGAACTGCACTGCATCGAACTCAAGAAGATGCTGCGCGATTATGGTCAGTGA
- the rfaE2 gene encoding D-glycero-beta-D-manno-heptose 1-phosphate adenylyltransferase gives MVSDHGCRTAAAPATDADRPPEADKLYDLPRLVAQRAAWREARRRVVFTNGCFDLLHPGHIAYLRQARRLGDVLIVALNSDRSIRELKGPTRPILTQDERCQVLAALAMVDAVTVFDAPTPLAVIESLLPDVLVKGGDWPVERIVGREVVEAHGGAVYSLPFVPGVSTTDIIRRILTRAAAMPAATPNLPCQP, from the coding sequence ATGGTCAGTGACCACGGTTGCCGGACGGCGGCCGCGCCGGCGACTGACGCCGACCGGCCGCCGGAGGCGGACAAGCTCTACGATTTGCCGCGCTTGGTTGCGCAGCGCGCCGCCTGGCGTGAGGCCCGGCGGCGTGTCGTCTTCACCAACGGTTGCTTCGACTTACTGCATCCGGGCCACATCGCCTATCTGCGCCAAGCGCGGCGGTTGGGCGATGTCCTCATCGTGGCGCTCAACAGCGACCGTTCCATCCGTGAACTCAAAGGCCCGACCCGGCCTATCCTGACACAGGACGAACGCTGCCAAGTCCTAGCTGCGCTCGCCATGGTGGACGCCGTGACGGTTTTCGACGCCCCGACGCCGCTGGCCGTCATCGAAAGCCTGCTGCCGGATGTGCTTGTCAAGGGCGGCGATTGGCCGGTGGAGCGCATCGTCGGGCGCGAGGTGGTGGAAGCTCACGGCGGTGCGGTATATTCGCTGCCGTTCGTGCCGGGCGTTTCGACCACCGATATCATTCGGCGCATTCTCACCCGCGCCGCCGCCATGCCGGCCGCAACGCCAAATCTGCCGTGTCAACCGTAA